Proteins from a single region of Vulgatibacter sp.:
- a CDS encoding class I SAM-dependent methyltransferase has translation MTAASQAQKPHSADYFGESRDHWWNADFLHLVGDRLGLRRAKHVLDVGCGVGHWGRVLAPILAADARVTGIDREPRWVAEAAARAEALGLGGRFRYQQGDAAALPFADGTFDLVTCQTVLIHLNDPRQALREMLRVLRPGGTLFVTEPNNFANCAIGSSLTERLSVDEVVDRLRFELLVQRGKQALGLGFNSVGDRVPGYLAEVGAENVRVFLSDKPQPFVPPYATEGEQASLAEMREWAARGFTGWDREEMLAYFLAGGGRADEFERYHELRLRDLKETIGAIDSGTFHSAGGVVMYLVAATRPAA, from the coding sequence ATGACCGCAGCCAGCCAGGCGCAGAAGCCCCATTCCGCCGACTATTTCGGGGAATCCCGCGATCACTGGTGGAATGCTGACTTCCTCCACCTCGTCGGCGACCGCCTCGGCTTGCGCCGCGCGAAACATGTCCTCGACGTGGGCTGTGGCGTCGGCCACTGGGGGCGCGTCCTCGCGCCCATCCTCGCCGCCGACGCCCGCGTCACCGGCATCGACCGGGAGCCGCGCTGGGTCGCGGAGGCTGCAGCCCGCGCCGAAGCCCTCGGCCTCGGCGGGCGCTTCCGCTACCAGCAGGGCGACGCGGCCGCGCTGCCCTTCGCGGACGGGACCTTCGACCTGGTGACCTGCCAGACGGTGCTCATCCATTTGAACGACCCGCGGCAGGCGCTGCGCGAGATGCTCCGCGTCCTCCGGCCCGGCGGCACGCTCTTCGTCACCGAGCCGAACAACTTCGCCAACTGCGCCATCGGCAGCAGCCTGACCGAGCGGCTCTCCGTCGACGAGGTCGTCGACCGGCTGCGCTTCGAGCTGCTGGTGCAGCGGGGAAAGCAGGCCTTGGGCCTCGGCTTCAACTCGGTCGGCGATCGGGTGCCGGGCTATCTGGCGGAAGTGGGCGCGGAGAACGTCCGGGTCTTCCTCTCCGACAAGCCCCAGCCCTTCGTGCCGCCCTATGCGACCGAAGGTGAGCAGGCGAGCCTCGCGGAGATGCGGGAGTGGGCGGCGCGGGGCTTCACGGGCTGGGATCGCGAGGAGATGCTGGCCTACTTCCTCGCAGGCGGCGGGCGCGCCGACGAGTTCGAGCGCTACCACGAGCTCCGTTTGCGCGACCTGAAGGAGACGATCGGCGCCATCGACAGCGGCACCTTCCACAGCGCCGGCGGCGTCGTGATGTACCTCGTCGCCGCAACCAGGCCTGCCGCCTGA
- a CDS encoding ArsR/SmtB family transcription factor: MLDHSPQLNQVFHALADPTRRAMVERLTRGAASVSQLAAPFPVSLSAIGQHVQLLESSGLVRTVKKGRVRQVELQPAALAAAEDWFAAHRAMWERRLDRLAVLLDEDEDET; the protein is encoded by the coding sequence ATGCTTGACCATTCGCCGCAGCTCAACCAGGTCTTCCACGCCCTCGCCGATCCCACCCGCCGGGCGATGGTGGAGCGCCTCACCCGCGGCGCGGCCTCCGTCAGCCAGCTGGCCGCGCCCTTCCCCGTTTCGCTCTCCGCCATCGGCCAGCACGTGCAGCTGCTCGAGTCGTCGGGGCTGGTGCGCACGGTGAAGAAGGGGCGCGTGCGCCAGGTGGAGCTGCAGCCCGCTGCGCTCGCCGCAGCAGAAGACTGGTTCGCCGCCCACCGCGCGATGTGGGAGCGGCGCCTCGATCGCCTCGCTGTCCTGCTGGACGAAGACGAAGACGAAACCTGA
- a CDS encoding SRPBCC family protein: MTHPVIHKSFTVERTYPTTAARVFRAFSDPEKKRRWFAEGEGFEVQRYSLDFRVGGFERTLFRPEGGPPMTNDCVYLDIVPNERLVFAYSMTFDGAPMSSSLGTMELLPAGDGTLLRLTEHTAYVDGNDGSAARREGTLQLLEALAREIAAHG, encoded by the coding sequence ATGACGCATCCCGTGATCCACAAGAGCTTCACCGTCGAGCGCACCTACCCCACCACCGCAGCGCGGGTCTTCCGGGCCTTCTCCGATCCGGAGAAGAAGCGCCGCTGGTTCGCCGAGGGTGAGGGTTTCGAGGTGCAGCGCTACAGCCTCGATTTCCGCGTGGGCGGCTTCGAGCGGACGCTCTTCCGTCCCGAGGGCGGACCGCCGATGACCAACGACTGCGTCTACCTGGACATCGTGCCCAACGAGCGCCTGGTCTTCGCCTACTCGATGACCTTCGACGGCGCGCCGATGTCCTCCTCGCTGGGCACGATGGAGCTCCTGCCTGCGGGAGACGGCACGCTGCTGCGCCTGACCGAGCACACCGCCTACGTCGACGGCAACGACGGATCGGCGGCGCGGCGCGAGGGCACGCTCCAGCTGCTCGAGGCGCTGGCACGGGAGATCGCCGCCCACGGGTAG
- a CDS encoding dihydrofolate reductase family protein, with translation MRIAGGAHVIRDYLDAGLVDEFHIALAPVFLGAGTRLFERMDSERLGLEIVRTVHSPMVTHLFYTVRRSTAA, from the coding sequence GTGCGCATCGCCGGCGGCGCGCACGTCATCCGTGACTACCTCGACGCAGGCCTCGTCGACGAGTTCCACATCGCGCTTGCCCCCGTGTTCCTCGGCGCGGGAACCCGCCTCTTCGAGCGGATGGACAGCGAGCGGCTCGGCCTCGAGATCGTGCGCACCGTCCATTCGCCGATGGTGACCCACCTGTTCTACACGGTGCGCCGCTCGACGGCGGCCTGA
- a CDS encoding SAM-dependent methyltransferase: MPEKISSRLAAIVDALPLRPGLRVLEIGCGPGVAARAVAHRIGTGHVLAIDRSSRAIEQAVRGSVAELATGRLEYRCVAVEDFVLAEGEPPYDLAFAVRVGALDGRHPAAGQAALRRLRDALAPGGRLFIDGGDPLLEVPLDRR, from the coding sequence ATGCCGGAGAAGATCTCGAGCCGACTCGCTGCGATCGTCGACGCGCTTCCCCTGCGCCCCGGCCTGCGGGTGCTGGAGATCGGCTGCGGTCCCGGTGTGGCGGCCCGGGCCGTCGCCCACCGGATCGGCACGGGGCACGTCCTCGCCATCGACCGCTCGTCCCGGGCCATCGAGCAGGCTGTGAGAGGCTCCGTGGCAGAGCTGGCCACGGGCCGCCTCGAATACCGCTGCGTCGCCGTCGAGGACTTCGTGCTCGCCGAGGGTGAGCCGCCCTACGACCTGGCCTTCGCCGTTCGGGTGGGCGCCCTCGACGGGCGCCATCCGGCGGCAGGCCAGGCCGCCCTCCGGCGGCTCCGTGACGCGCTCGCCCCGGGCGGCAGGCTCTTCATCGACGGCGGGGATCCCCTGCTCGAAGTCCCCCTCGACCGCCGCTGA
- a CDS encoding YciI family protein, which produces MKVMVIVKATKNSEAGVMPSEQMLAEMGRYNEELVEAGIMLAGDGLHPSAKGKRIRFSGDKRTVVDGPFAETKELIAGFWIWQVRSMEEAVEWARRCPAPMPGEESELELRPIFEPEDFGEAYTPEIKAQEDRIRA; this is translated from the coding sequence ATGAAGGTCATGGTGATCGTGAAGGCGACGAAGAACAGCGAGGCCGGGGTGATGCCGAGCGAGCAGATGCTCGCCGAGATGGGCAGGTACAACGAGGAGCTGGTCGAGGCGGGCATCATGCTCGCCGGCGACGGCCTCCACCCCAGCGCGAAGGGAAAGCGGATCCGCTTCTCCGGCGACAAGCGCACCGTGGTCGACGGGCCCTTCGCCGAGACCAAGGAGCTCATCGCCGGCTTCTGGATCTGGCAGGTCCGCTCGATGGAGGAGGCGGTGGAGTGGGCCCGCCGCTGCCCCGCCCCGATGCCCGGTGAGGAATCGGAGCTGGAGCTCCGGCCGATCTTCGAGCCGGAGGATTTCGGCGAGGCCTACACGCCCGAGATCAAGGCGCAGGAGGACCGCATCCGCGCCTAG
- the pcaD gene encoding 3-oxoadipate enol-lactonase, which translates to MNAKHIGHPFVTVGDGTRIAYRVDGPADRPALLLANSIGTDLHMWDGQIAALSEHFHVIRYDMRGHGRSDVPPGAYSLDRLGRDAVELLDALGIDCAHVVGLSLGGFVGQWLGIHAPERVDRLVLSHTAAYLGPPGQWDEAIAAVLRAPDMSGTTEMFLRNWFPAAWVEGSSPLVEPFRRTLLNTDPRGLAGAWSAVRDTDMRRTIALIARPTLVIAGRNDTVTSPRHSEEIAGTVPGAKLVVLPAVHLSNVECPEAFLSAVVGFLHQS; encoded by the coding sequence ATGAATGCAAAACACATCGGTCACCCTTTCGTAACCGTCGGCGACGGCACCCGCATCGCATACCGCGTCGATGGTCCTGCAGACAGGCCGGCGCTGCTCCTCGCCAACTCCATCGGCACCGACCTGCACATGTGGGACGGCCAGATCGCTGCGCTCTCCGAGCACTTCCACGTGATCCGGTACGACATGCGCGGGCACGGTAGGTCCGACGTGCCACCGGGCGCCTATTCTCTGGATCGGCTCGGCCGCGACGCCGTCGAGCTGCTCGATGCGCTGGGGATCGACTGTGCCCACGTCGTCGGTCTCTCGCTCGGCGGTTTCGTCGGCCAATGGCTGGGCATCCATGCGCCCGAGCGCGTCGATCGCCTCGTGCTCTCCCACACGGCGGCCTACCTCGGGCCGCCCGGCCAGTGGGACGAGGCGATCGCTGCGGTCCTGCGCGCGCCGGACATGTCGGGCACCACGGAGATGTTTCTTCGCAACTGGTTCCCGGCAGCCTGGGTGGAGGGGAGCTCTCCTCTCGTGGAGCCGTTCCGGCGCACGCTCCTGAACACGGATCCCCGCGGGCTGGCCGGCGCGTGGTCTGCAGTACGCGACACGGACATGCGGCGAACGATCGCGCTGATCGCTCGGCCGACGCTCGTCATCGCAGGGCGCAACGACACGGTGACCTCCCCCCGGCACAGCGAGGAGATCGCCGGCACCGTGCCGGGCGCCAAGCTCGTGGTGCTACCCGCGGTCCATCTTTCGAACGTGGAGTGTCCGGAGGCGTTCCTGTCCGCGGTCGTCGGATTCCTGCACCAGTCGTAG
- a CDS encoding LysR family transcriptional regulator: MHELQCFDAVARTGRFQAAAEQLHRSHPAVFAAVAKLERQLGLPLLDRSGYRVKLTDAGRSLHRHAQSVLREVENLGAHANQLAMGVESELRIVLGDFCPRPRVLQLLGRFFGQFQGTRLRLDVEAVGGPLERILDDEADLVIHGGAKSTPGLECIELGSVCFVPVVAPGFLPFDITPSITPKEMRALTQCVIRDTAHHAAKRDHFLVEGAPQCSVPDQLIKKELIVHGMAWGHLPHFLIEEELRDGRLLSIAGRFFAEHVEELVAARRTDRPCGPVAAQLWDELQAEAPALRASLACEETPLR; this comes from the coding sequence TTGCACGAACTGCAGTGCTTCGACGCGGTCGCCCGCACGGGTCGCTTCCAGGCAGCGGCGGAGCAGCTCCATCGGTCCCATCCGGCCGTGTTCGCCGCTGTCGCCAAACTGGAGCGGCAGCTCGGTCTGCCGCTGCTGGACCGCAGCGGGTACCGGGTGAAGCTGACCGACGCGGGCAGGTCGTTGCACCGCCACGCCCAGTCGGTCCTGCGCGAGGTCGAGAATCTCGGCGCACACGCGAACCAGCTGGCGATGGGCGTGGAGAGCGAGCTGCGCATCGTCCTGGGCGACTTCTGTCCACGGCCGCGCGTGCTGCAGCTGCTGGGTCGCTTCTTCGGTCAGTTCCAGGGAACCCGCCTCCGCCTCGACGTGGAGGCTGTCGGTGGTCCGCTGGAGCGGATCCTCGACGACGAGGCGGATCTCGTCATCCACGGAGGCGCGAAGAGCACCCCGGGCCTGGAGTGCATCGAGCTCGGCAGCGTCTGCTTCGTCCCCGTCGTTGCACCGGGTTTTCTGCCCTTCGACATCACGCCGTCCATCACGCCGAAGGAGATGCGCGCGCTCACCCAGTGCGTCATCCGCGACACGGCGCACCACGCGGCGAAGCGGGACCACTTTCTCGTCGAGGGCGCGCCCCAGTGCTCCGTGCCCGACCAGCTGATCAAGAAGGAGCTCATCGTGCACGGGATGGCCTGGGGGCACCTGCCCCACTTCCTGATCGAAGAGGAGCTCCGGGACGGCAGACTCCTCTCGATCGCCGGCAGGTTTTTCGCGGAGCACGTGGAGGAGCTGGTCGCGGCGCGCCGCACCGATCGCCCGTGTGGCCCGGTCGCAGCCCAGCTGTGGGACGAGCTCCAGGCCGAGGCGCCGGCGCTGCGCGCATCGCTGGCGTGTGAAGAGACTCCCCTCCGCTGA
- a CDS encoding saccharopine dehydrogenase NADP-binding domain-containing protein produces MTKEILIVGGYGHVGQEVARRVARMQGMENRLVVAGRRLEHARRFADELGAGTRAIRIDVDAPPPPEVLERTGVVVMCVDSSDERLAEQCLRAGIGWVDVTAEERRLERLEALGPLARRHGSAAVLSVGVCPGTTNLLAAHARGELGPLRRVDLFLMLGAGDAHGQAAIEWTLENLGAAFAYREEGAWAMARGFGARAPVRIPGEARDRWGYRFNFPDQRVIARTLAIPSVSTWLLFDHRALTLGAALVARTGASRLLGSPRARRVAARAFGRLRFGSDACVVVACAESVGGERRSFALAGRREASLTGHVAAEVVRDVVAGRAPAGVHHLGEIAQPAEFLQRLPGDTTGVRLWL; encoded by the coding sequence ATGACGAAGGAGATCCTGATCGTCGGGGGCTACGGGCACGTGGGGCAGGAGGTCGCACGGCGCGTGGCTCGGATGCAGGGGATGGAGAATCGGCTCGTGGTTGCGGGGCGCCGGCTCGAACACGCGCGGCGGTTCGCCGACGAGCTGGGCGCAGGGACACGGGCGATCCGGATCGACGTCGACGCACCGCCGCCGCCCGAGGTGCTCGAACGCACCGGCGTGGTGGTGATGTGCGTCGATTCGAGCGACGAACGGCTCGCCGAACAATGCCTGCGCGCAGGCATCGGCTGGGTCGACGTCACCGCGGAGGAGCGACGGCTCGAAAGGCTCGAGGCGCTGGGTCCACTCGCCCGGCGCCACGGCTCTGCCGCCGTGCTCAGCGTCGGGGTCTGCCCCGGCACGACCAACCTGCTGGCGGCGCACGCGAGGGGCGAGCTGGGCCCGCTCCGCCGTGTCGATCTCTTCCTCATGCTGGGCGCTGGCGACGCGCATGGCCAGGCGGCGATCGAGTGGACCCTCGAGAACCTCGGCGCCGCCTTCGCATACCGTGAGGAAGGCGCGTGGGCGATGGCGCGGGGTTTCGGGGCGCGGGCGCCGGTGCGGATTCCGGGCGAGGCGCGGGACCGCTGGGGCTACCGGTTCAACTTCCCCGACCAGCGCGTGATCGCGCGGACACTCGCGATTCCGTCCGTGTCGACCTGGCTCCTCTTCGACCACCGTGCCCTCACGCTGGGCGCTGCCCTCGTCGCTCGAACGGGCGCATCGCGGCTCCTCGGTTCACCGCGGGCCCGTCGTGTGGCCGCACGAGCGTTCGGCCGGCTGCGCTTCGGCTCCGACGCGTGCGTCGTCGTCGCCTGCGCCGAGTCGGTCGGAGGGGAACGCCGATCGTTCGCGCTGGCCGGGCGCCGCGAGGCAAGCCTCACGGGGCACGTCGCGGCCGAGGTGGTGCGGGACGTCGTTGCAGGGCGTGCGCCGGCGGGCGTGCATCACCTCGGAGAGATCGCGCAGCCGGCGGAGTTCCTGCAGCGGCTCCCGGGGGACACGACGGGGGTGCGACTGTGGCTCTGA
- a CDS encoding VOC family protein — translation METNEIYRGRLIDHLQLVVADLERSRRFYEAVLEVFGIPIAGEGPGFFWADELVVSSVDSPASNHVLTGRTHLAFQAKDREMVERFYRTGLAAGGTDNGEPGLREAYHPGYFAAFLLDPDGNNVEAVFHGQANYSAPHVKITF, via the coding sequence ATGGAGACCAACGAAATCTATCGCGGCCGGCTGATCGATCACCTGCAGCTCGTCGTCGCGGATCTGGAGCGGAGCAGGCGCTTCTACGAGGCGGTGCTCGAGGTCTTCGGCATCCCGATCGCGGGGGAAGGGCCGGGCTTCTTCTGGGCCGACGAGCTCGTCGTTTCCAGCGTCGACAGCCCGGCGTCGAATCACGTGCTGACGGGCCGCACCCACCTGGCCTTCCAGGCGAAGGATCGCGAGATGGTGGAGCGCTTTTACCGCACCGGGCTCGCCGCAGGCGGTACCGACAACGGCGAGCCGGGGCTGCGCGAGGCGTACCATCCCGGTTACTTCGCGGCGTTCCTCCTCGATCCGGACGGCAACAACGTGGAGGCCGTCTTCCACGGCCAGGCGAACTACTCGGCGCCGCACGTGAAGATCACGTTTTGA
- a CDS encoding VOC family protein translates to MSVRRLDNVGIVVEDLAAAIAFFTELGLELEGEMPVEGRWVDRIIGLDDVRVDIAMMRTPDGHGRVELARYRRPEVVSLEPKNPPANTLGLTRIMFAVDDIDDVVARLQARGGELVGEIAQYEDKYRLCYLRGPAGIIVALAEQLR, encoded by the coding sequence GTGAGCGTTCGACGTCTGGACAACGTGGGCATCGTCGTCGAGGACCTCGCAGCCGCGATCGCGTTCTTCACCGAGCTCGGCCTCGAGCTGGAGGGCGAGATGCCGGTCGAGGGGCGGTGGGTGGACCGCATCATCGGGCTCGACGACGTCCGGGTCGACATCGCGATGATGCGGACGCCGGACGGCCACGGGCGCGTCGAGCTGGCGAGGTACCGCCGGCCCGAGGTGGTCAGCCTGGAGCCGAAGAACCCGCCGGCGAACACGCTCGGGCTGACCCGGATCATGTTCGCCGTCGACGACATCGACGATGTGGTGGCGCGGCTGCAGGCCCGCGGCGGCGAACTCGTCGGGGAGATCGCCCAGTACGAGGACAAGTACCGGCTCTGCTACCTGCGTGGCCCGGCGGGTATCATCGTCGCCCTGGCCGAGCAGCTGCGCTGA
- a CDS encoding dihydrofolate reductase family protein — protein MRKLVTMAMISLDGVMQAPGGPEEDPSGGFELGGWVFPLFDEAGGAAIDEVFSAPFDLLLGRKTYDIFAAYWPFIPTDPAANGFDEGNAQIARRFNAVTKYVATHRPESLRWQNSQSLGDDVVARLREMKREDGPPLLTQGSSELVQTLLAHDLVDELRLLIFPVLLGRGKRLFGEGTKPAAFTLEHSTVTPKGVIITRYVRAGDVATGTFARD, from the coding sequence ATGAGAAAGCTCGTGACCATGGCGATGATCAGCCTCGACGGCGTGATGCAGGCGCCCGGTGGACCGGAAGAGGATCCGAGCGGCGGCTTCGAACTCGGTGGCTGGGTGTTTCCGCTCTTCGACGAGGCGGGCGGCGCCGCGATCGACGAAGTGTTCTCGGCGCCCTTCGATCTGCTGCTGGGGCGCAAGACCTACGACATCTTCGCCGCCTACTGGCCCTTCATCCCCACGGACCCTGCGGCCAACGGCTTCGACGAGGGGAACGCGCAGATCGCCCGGCGGTTCAACGCCGTCACCAAATACGTGGCGACCCACCGTCCCGAATCGCTGCGGTGGCAGAACAGCCAATCCCTCGGCGACGACGTGGTCGCGAGGCTGCGGGAAATGAAGCGTGAGGACGGGCCGCCGCTGCTCACGCAGGGCTCGAGCGAGCTCGTCCAGACCCTGCTCGCGCACGATCTCGTCGACGAGCTGCGCCTGCTGATCTTCCCGGTCCTGCTCGGGCGCGGAAAGCGCCTCTTCGGCGAGGGCACGAAACCGGCCGCGTTCACGCTCGAGCACTCGACCGTGACACCGAAGGGCGTGATCATCACGCGCTACGTGCGCGCGGGGGACGTGGCGACCGGCACGTTCGCGAGGGACTGA
- a CDS encoding arylsulfatase has protein sequence MEPRNRRPSIALLVLALLAIPAAASARERAQARPNILFILVDNLGYGELGVYGGGATRGAPTPRLDRLAAEGMRLTNMNMEPQCTPSRSGIMTGRFAIRSGTYAVPLGGVAEGLTRRETTVAESLSAVGYATGYFGKWHLGSTDGRLPTDQGFQEWYGIPRTSDEALWPEHSQYTPDIVKPESVLEGRHGQHSHGVVTYDLEERRLIDAELTRRSIDFMERQVKAKKPFFVFTSLTQPHLPSLPNPAFVGKTGNGDWADMLAELDFNAGQLLDAVDRLGVRGDTIVVFTSDNGAEFLEPWAGWPGPWRGAYNTALEGGLRVPFLIRWPGHVPAGRVSNEIVHGVDMFPTLARLTGARVPRDRIIDGVDQSAFFLGRADKSARESFPIWNQDILMAVKWRNWKVHFYRQDNMLEPPLELLVPHIINLYTDPREETPTVDTWVLSPVLEVVAAFEKSVKKEPLIPMGTPDR, from the coding sequence ATGGAACCGCGGAACAGGAGACCCTCGATTGCCCTGCTGGTGCTCGCTCTGCTCGCGATCCCCGCTGCTGCATCCGCACGAGAACGGGCGCAGGCCAGGCCCAACATCCTCTTCATCCTCGTGGACAACCTCGGCTACGGGGAGCTCGGCGTGTACGGAGGCGGCGCCACCCGCGGCGCGCCCACGCCGCGACTCGATAGGCTTGCTGCCGAGGGCATGCGGCTAACGAACATGAACATGGAGCCCCAGTGCACGCCGAGTCGTTCGGGGATCATGACCGGCCGGTTCGCGATCCGCTCGGGCACCTACGCCGTCCCGCTCGGCGGTGTCGCCGAGGGCCTGACTCGAAGGGAGACGACCGTGGCCGAGTCGCTCTCCGCGGTTGGCTACGCCACGGGCTACTTCGGCAAGTGGCACCTCGGGAGCACCGACGGTCGCCTGCCGACCGATCAGGGATTCCAGGAGTGGTACGGCATTCCCCGCACCAGCGACGAGGCGCTCTGGCCGGAGCATTCGCAGTACACGCCGGACATCGTGAAGCCGGAGTCGGTGCTCGAAGGCCGGCACGGCCAGCACAGCCACGGGGTGGTTACCTACGATCTGGAGGAGCGCCGTCTCATCGACGCCGAGCTCACCCGCCGCTCCATCGACTTCATGGAGCGACAGGTGAAGGCGAAGAAGCCCTTCTTCGTCTTCACCTCGCTCACGCAGCCGCACCTGCCGTCGCTCCCGAACCCGGCCTTCGTCGGAAAGACCGGCAACGGTGATTGGGCGGACATGCTCGCCGAACTGGACTTCAATGCCGGCCAGCTCCTCGACGCCGTGGATAGGCTTGGCGTCCGCGGCGACACCATCGTCGTCTTCACGAGCGACAACGGCGCGGAGTTTCTCGAGCCATGGGCGGGATGGCCGGGCCCGTGGCGCGGCGCCTACAACACCGCATTGGAGGGAGGGCTCCGCGTCCCCTTTCTGATCCGGTGGCCGGGCCATGTTCCAGCCGGCCGGGTGAGCAATGAGATCGTCCACGGGGTCGACATGTTCCCCACGCTGGCCCGGCTCACGGGGGCCAGGGTTCCGCGCGACAGGATCATCGACGGCGTCGACCAGTCCGCGTTCTTCCTGGGTAGAGCGGACAAGTCCGCGCGCGAGAGCTTTCCCATCTGGAACCAGGACATCCTGATGGCGGTGAAGTGGCGCAACTGGAAGGTGCACTTCTACCGGCAGGACAACATGCTGGAGCCTCCGCTCGAGCTCCTCGTGCCACACATCATCAACCTCTACACCGACCCACGCGAGGAGACGCCGACCGTCGACACGTGGGTCCTGTCCCCCGTGCTCGAGGTGGTGGCCGCCTTCGAGAAGAGCGTGAAGAAGGAGCCGCTCATCCCGATGGGTACGCCGGACCGATGA
- a CDS encoding DUF1214 domain-containing protein, with translation MEPREGMSSTPLHEQVAGGTERVRLFELAVDAAIWGTPLVSFDAMREATRRDAGARFGDVLFVSRPADWRFQFSTPNATTYYVSAFLELQEGPAVLEVPPAAGAGLFGSILDAWQLPLEDVGPAGADEGRGARYLLLPPGYEEEVPGGYLPVRFDTLNGYVALRAIPEDDSQAAVERALALALARRLRIYPLARAAAPPPSRMIDVWGKPFDGLVRFDLRFFESLARMVEEEPPLPREAAMLERLQDLGIARGRPFAPDEATKQLLTEAAEQVHGELIRDAACLGQPFWVEARWREVFAGVHPETGFVFAEGGAPDLRQRATFFYFVIAPPKRPGKATVYLGGFFDAEGQPLDGGATYRLHVPAGVPASQFWAVTAYAADTGGFIRDAQVVELGSLDPVQKNPDGSVDLYFGAEAPAGREANWISTMPGEAWFTLFRFYGPQPALFDKSWRMGDFERLPGGALH, from the coding sequence ATGGAACCACGGGAGGGAATGTCCTCGACGCCGTTGCACGAGCAGGTGGCAGGTGGAACGGAGCGGGTCAGGCTGTTCGAGCTGGCGGTCGATGCGGCGATCTGGGGCACGCCCCTCGTGAGCTTCGATGCGATGAGAGAAGCGACGCGGCGCGACGCCGGCGCCCGCTTCGGCGACGTGCTCTTCGTCTCCCGCCCTGCGGATTGGCGCTTCCAGTTCTCCACCCCGAACGCCACGACCTACTACGTCTCCGCCTTTCTCGAGTTGCAGGAGGGACCGGCGGTGCTGGAGGTTCCGCCCGCGGCGGGTGCAGGGCTCTTCGGCTCGATCCTCGACGCCTGGCAGCTGCCGCTCGAGGACGTGGGCCCTGCAGGCGCCGACGAGGGCAGAGGCGCCCGCTACCTGCTGCTCCCGCCGGGATACGAGGAGGAGGTGCCCGGTGGTTACCTGCCGGTGCGCTTCGACACGCTGAATGGCTACGTGGCGCTGCGTGCAATCCCCGAGGACGACTCGCAGGCCGCGGTGGAGCGGGCGCTGGCGCTGGCGCTGGCCAGGAGGCTCCGCATCTATCCGCTCGCGCGCGCAGCAGCGCCGCCGCCGTCGCGGATGATCGACGTGTGGGGCAAGCCCTTCGACGGCCTGGTGCGCTTCGACCTGCGCTTCTTCGAGAGCCTGGCGCGCATGGTGGAGGAGGAGCCGCCGCTGCCGCGCGAGGCAGCGATGCTCGAGCGGTTGCAGGATCTCGGCATTGCCAGGGGCCGCCCCTTCGCCCCGGACGAAGCGACGAAGCAGCTCCTCACCGAGGCGGCGGAGCAGGTGCACGGCGAGCTGATCCGCGACGCCGCGTGCCTGGGCCAGCCGTTCTGGGTGGAGGCACGTTGGCGGGAGGTGTTCGCGGGCGTCCACCCGGAAACCGGCTTCGTCTTTGCGGAAGGCGGAGCGCCGGATCTGCGCCAGCGCGCGACGTTCTTCTACTTCGTCATCGCGCCGCCGAAGCGGCCGGGGAAGGCCACCGTCTACCTCGGCGGCTTCTTCGACGCCGAGGGGCAGCCGCTCGACGGCGGGGCCACCTACCGGCTCCACGTGCCGGCGGGGGTGCCCGCCTCGCAGTTCTGGGCGGTGACCGCCTATGCCGCCGACACCGGCGGCTTCATCCGCGATGCGCAGGTGGTGGAGCTGGGCTCGCTCGATCCGGTGCAGAAGAATCCGGACGGCTCGGTGGACCTCTACTTCGGGGCCGAAGCGCCGGCGGGGCGGGAGGCCAACTGGATCAGCACCATGCCGGGCGAGGCGTGGTTCACGCTCTTTCGCTTCTACGGCCCGCAGCCGGCGCTCTTCGACAAGAGCTGGCGCATGGGCGACTTCGAGCGGCTGCCGGGCGGCGCGCTGCACTGA